One genomic segment of Clostridium estertheticum subsp. estertheticum includes these proteins:
- a CDS encoding ROK family protein — protein sequence MYIGIDLGGTNIAIGIVDENGKIIHEESCETRSEREPQELIDDMIGLVLKVLDEYHMQLNEITAIGVGIPGLADKDGNVIFCVNLGWRNVPLRKMLEDALHTPVYIDNDATVAALAEYESGSMQNCKSGLMLTLGTGIGGGIIINGEIYSGFNGVGSELGHTVIGENFYNCNCGRNGCLETFASSTAIIKYTKKLIMEMNEPTTITENVEGNIDNLNAKIIFDCAKKGDKIAALAVNRLIKYLGIGIINIVNFIDPEIIVLGGGIAGAGQYLLDLITKEVLANKYYKDLPIAKIVLAQLGNKAGVIGAAMVAKHGDV from the coding sequence ATGTATATAGGGATTGATTTAGGAGGTACTAATATTGCTATTGGTATCGTTGATGAGAATGGAAAAATAATACACGAAGAATCATGTGAAACAAGGTCAGAAAGAGAGCCACAAGAACTAATAGATGATATGATAGGTCTAGTTCTAAAGGTTCTAGACGAATACCATATGCAACTTAACGAAATAACAGCTATAGGAGTCGGTATTCCAGGTCTGGCCGATAAGGATGGTAATGTGATATTTTGTGTTAATCTTGGTTGGAGAAATGTACCATTGCGAAAGATGTTAGAAGATGCACTTCATACACCGGTTTACATAGATAATGATGCAACAGTGGCTGCACTTGCTGAATATGAGAGTGGTTCTATGCAAAATTGTAAAAGTGGTCTAATGCTAACTTTAGGTACAGGTATTGGTGGTGGAATTATAATAAACGGTGAAATATATAGCGGGTTTAACGGTGTAGGCTCAGAACTTGGACATACAGTTATTGGTGAAAATTTTTATAATTGTAATTGTGGGAGAAACGGCTGTTTAGAGACTTTTGCATCATCTACTGCTATAATAAAATATACTAAAAAACTAATTATGGAAATGAATGAACCTACTACAATAACGGAAAATGTGGAGGGGAATATAGATAATCTAAATGCAAAAATAATCTTTGATTGTGCTAAAAAAGGGGATAAAATAGCTGCCTTAGCAGTTAATAGATTAATAAAATATTTAGGTATAGGTATAATTAATATAGTTAATTTTATCGATCCAGAAATAATTGTATTGGGTGGTGGAATTGCAGGGGCAGGTCAATATCTTTTGGATTTGATTACAAAAGAAGTATTGGCAAATAAGTATTATAAGGATTTACCTATTGCTAAAATTGTTTTAGCGCAGTTAGGTAATAAAGCAGGTGTAATTGGTGCCGCAATGGTTGCAAAACATGGAGATGTATAA
- a CDS encoding YwbE family protein produces the protein MITQNDNRGQTRSNVPVGTTVDVVLKKDQRTTKLTRGVVQRILTNSAVHHRGIKVMLEDGQVGRVQAIISK, from the coding sequence ATGATTACGCAAAATGATAACAGAGGACAAACAAGAAGTAACGTACCAGTTGGTACTACAGTAGATGTTGTATTAAAAAAGGACCAGAGAACAACTAAATTAACTAGGGGTGTAGTTCAAAGAATACTAACAAACTCAGCGGTACATCATAGAGGAATAAAAGTTATGTTAGAAGATGGGCAAGTTGGCAGAGTGCAAGCCATTATTTCAAAGTAG
- a CDS encoding alpha/beta hydrolase has protein sequence MLIIISFIVILIIITSIILFVGWHFCSIVIYPEVINYTCTYDTGVKEGKIEKEKFDNLEKQEIYIDSEYNYKIHGFFFPNNNSKKVIILCHGITCSLYSSVKYMDMFLKKDFAIFIYDHRNHGLSGGCNTSFGYYEKFDLKKCTDWLFDKLGKDIIIGLHGESMGAGVALQNIAIDNRINFCIEDCGYSDAQDLFSRRLKKDYNINNFALIKLASKISKIRTGWDFKDVSPITTLPKVKVPILFIHGEDDDYVPTYMCKQMYAVTNSYKDMYIAQKAGHAQSYWNNKDEYTKRVYKFLMDINII, from the coding sequence ATGTTAATTATAATATCTTTTATAGTAATATTAATTATTATTACTAGTATCATTTTATTTGTAGGTTGGCATTTTTGTAGTATAGTCATTTATCCTGAGGTTATAAATTATACTTGTACATATGACACTGGAGTTAAAGAAGGAAAAATAGAAAAAGAAAAATTTGACAATTTGGAAAAACAGGAGATATATATAGATTCAGAATATAATTATAAAATTCATGGATTTTTCTTCCCGAATAATAATTCAAAAAAAGTTATTATATTGTGTCATGGAATAACTTGTAGTTTATATTCTTCTGTTAAATACATGGATATGTTTTTAAAAAAAGACTTTGCTATTTTTATCTATGATCATAGAAATCATGGTTTAAGTGGGGGATGTAACACTTCATTTGGTTATTACGAAAAGTTTGATTTAAAAAAATGTACTGATTGGTTATTTGATAAATTAGGAAAGGATATTATAATTGGTCTACATGGGGAATCAATGGGTGCTGGCGTAGCTCTTCAAAATATTGCAATCGACAATAGAATTAATTTCTGCATAGAAGACTGCGGTTACTCTGATGCGCAAGATCTATTTAGTCGCAGATTAAAGAAAGATTACAATATAAACAATTTTGCTCTAATAAAATTAGCAAGTAAAATCAGTAAAATCCGAACAGGATGGGATTTTAAAGATGTGTCACCTATAACAACTCTACCTAAAGTAAAAGTTCCAATTTTGTTCATTCACGGAGAAGATGACGATTATGTACCTACTTATATGTGTAAACAAATGTACGCAGTGACGAATAGCTACAAGGATATGTATATTGCTCAAAAGGCTGGTCATGCGCAATCATACTGGAATAACAAAGATGAATATACAAAACGAGTTTACAAATTTTTAATGGATATTAATATAATTTAA
- a CDS encoding DUF4489 domain-containing protein, producing the protein MNSMSKGNWQEEKGCGCKKEKREEEGTKVLLKCKSGTPISLRSTTTTGTPNTIATLTLNTSHFKNPCIKLEFAANINSSTGVGESIILDFQVFRLCRGERVSTPIGPIWTFSRGPSTVVAITTDTFSFLVCDCDCDCDCGIDDCCTYSVVVTSRAAVPSALANITNPILSALVVEQNNHC; encoded by the coding sequence ATGAATTCAATGTCAAAAGGTAATTGGCAAGAAGAAAAAGGATGTGGCTGTAAAAAAGAAAAAAGAGAAGAAGAAGGAACTAAAGTTTTATTGAAATGTAAAAGTGGAACTCCAATATCATTGAGATCTACCACTACTACTGGTACTCCAAATACAATCGCCACTCTTACTTTAAATACTTCACATTTTAAAAATCCATGTATTAAGCTTGAATTTGCAGCCAATATAAATTCTTCAACTGGCGTAGGCGAAAGTATAATTCTTGATTTCCAAGTGTTTAGACTATGTAGAGGTGAACGCGTGTCAACCCCAATTGGACCTATATGGACCTTTTCTAGAGGACCATCGACTGTAGTTGCTATTACGACTGATACTTTTTCTTTTTTAGTTTGTGATTGCGATTGTGATTGTGACTGTGGTATAGATGATTGTTGCACCTATTCTGTAGTTGTAACATCTAGAGCTGCAGTTCCTTCAGCTTTGGCAAATATCACCAATCCAATACTTTCAGCTTTAGTAGTAGAACAAAATAACCATTGTTAA
- a CDS encoding YgiQ family radical SAM protein yields the protein MKDNKYLPISKQDIADRGWTELDFIIVTGDAYVDHHSFGTAIISRVLENEGYKVGIIAQPDWKNIDDFKKLGKPRLGFLVNSGNMDSMVNHYTVSKKIREKDLYSPGAKMGLRPDRATIVYCNRIKEAYKNVPLIIGGIEASLRRFAHYDYWSDKVRKSMLIDSGADLLIYGMGEKQVVNIASKLNAGIDIKDITKVLGTCYVTDDIENIEGYIEIASYKEVCRDLHKYSEAFKIQYDEQDPIRGIGIVQKHANKYLVQNKPEMPLTREELDIVYGLPYQKNYHPSYEAMGGIPAIEEVQFSLVSSRGCFGSCAFCAITFHQGRIVQSRSENSLIEEAIQITKLKDFKGYIHDVGGPTANFRRPACDKQLKVGACKDRQCLHPSPCKNLDVDHMEYLKLLRKLRELPNIKKVFVRSGLRYDYIMADKDDTFLNELIKHHVSGQLKVAPEHVAHKVLKYMGKPAGKTYNKFLEKFYESTEKIGKKQYVIPYFMSSHPGCTLESSIELAEYLRDINYQPEQVQDFYPTPGTLSTTMFYTGFDPITLEEVHIPKTKNEKAMQRALLQYKDPMKYDLVLSALTQAGREDLIGYGPKCLVKPRGKKNKEQFNNQIGKQKELKGGNRGKINNIKSKTNDAPISKRLKDKSKPTVTQGRPSQGTKSTNKKKSKLKKRQ from the coding sequence ATTAAAGATAATAAATATTTACCTATTAGCAAACAAGATATTGCAGATAGAGGTTGGACTGAATTAGATTTCATTATAGTTACAGGTGATGCATATGTAGATCATCATAGTTTTGGAACTGCAATCATTTCAAGGGTTTTAGAAAATGAAGGTTATAAAGTAGGGATAATAGCCCAACCTGATTGGAAAAATATAGATGACTTTAAAAAACTAGGCAAACCAAGACTTGGATTTTTAGTTAATTCTGGCAATATGGATTCTATGGTTAACCATTATACCGTAAGTAAGAAAATAAGAGAAAAAGATTTATATTCTCCAGGTGCAAAAATGGGACTAAGACCTGATAGAGCTACGATAGTTTATTGCAATAGAATTAAGGAAGCCTATAAAAATGTTCCTCTTATTATTGGTGGCATAGAAGCAAGTTTAAGGCGCTTTGCACATTATGATTATTGGAGTGATAAGGTAAGAAAATCAATGCTTATAGATAGCGGAGCAGATTTATTAATCTATGGCATGGGTGAAAAACAAGTCGTTAATATTGCGTCAAAGTTAAATGCAGGCATAGATATAAAAGATATTACAAAAGTACTTGGCACCTGTTATGTTACTGACGATATAGAAAATATAGAAGGCTATATTGAAATAGCATCTTATAAAGAAGTATGTAGAGATTTACATAAATATTCAGAGGCCTTTAAAATACAATATGATGAGCAAGATCCTATTCGCGGAATTGGTATTGTGCAAAAACATGCCAACAAGTATCTTGTACAAAACAAACCAGAAATGCCCCTTACGAGAGAAGAATTAGATATAGTTTATGGCTTGCCATATCAGAAAAATTATCACCCTAGTTATGAAGCAATGGGCGGAATACCTGCTATAGAGGAAGTTCAGTTTAGTCTAGTAAGTTCAAGAGGGTGTTTTGGGAGTTGTGCTTTTTGTGCCATAACTTTTCATCAAGGAAGAATTGTGCAAAGCAGAAGTGAAAATTCACTAATTGAGGAAGCAATCCAAATTACAAAACTTAAAGATTTCAAAGGATATATTCATGATGTAGGAGGCCCTACAGCTAATTTTAGAAGACCAGCATGTGATAAACAGTTAAAGGTAGGTGCTTGCAAGGATAGACAATGTCTACATCCTAGCCCATGCAAAAATTTAGACGTTGATCATATGGAGTATTTAAAACTCCTAAGAAAATTAAGAGAACTTCCAAATATAAAAAAAGTTTTTGTACGTTCAGGACTGCGTTATGATTATATTATGGCAGACAAAGATGATACTTTTTTAAATGAGCTTATAAAACATCATGTTAGTGGACAGCTTAAGGTAGCACCAGAACATGTCGCCCATAAAGTTCTAAAATATATGGGTAAGCCAGCAGGAAAAACCTATAATAAATTTTTAGAAAAATTCTATGAGTCTACTGAGAAAATAGGTAAGAAGCAATACGTTATTCCTTATTTTATGTCTAGTCATCCTGGATGCACATTAGAATCATCAATAGAACTAGCAGAATACCTTAGAGATATTAATTATCAACCAGAACAAGTACAAGATTTTTATCCAACACCTGGTACTTTATCAACTACTATGTTTTATACAGGATTTGATCCAATAACTCTTGAAGAAGTACATATACCTAAGACAAAAAATGAAAAAGCTATGCAAAGGGCACTTCTTCAATATAAAGACCCTATGAAATACGATTTAGTATTATCAGCTTTAACACAAGCTGGAAGAGAAGACCTTATTGGTTATGGACCTAAGTGCCTAGTAAAACCTAGAGGAAAAAAGAATAAAGAGCAATTCAATAATCAGATTGGAAAGCAAAAAGAATTAAAGGGTGGAAATAGAGGTAAAATCAATAACATAAAGAGTAAAACAAATGATGCGCCAATCAGCAAAAGACTTAAAGATAAAAGTAAACCTACAGTAACCCAAGGTAGGCCAAGTCAGGGAACTAAAAGTACTAACAAAAAGAAATCAAAACTTAAGAAAAGACAATAG
- the pulA gene encoding type I pullulanase has product MTKILDAQEFIYNGNDLGAVYSKENTIFKVWAPTIDKISVIIYESFDDYLGKKHEMIKGEKGVWELELIGNHKNKYYNYLVLNDGIERETPDIYTKGASANGEKGMIIDFPSINPYNWENHKRPAAINRTESIIYEIHIRDFSSSEYSGMKNKGKYLAFTEENTKTPIDVITGLDHLKDLGITHVHLLPVFDFASVDENTEEYNWGYDPYLYNVPEGSYATDAHDGTVRIREFKTMVQALHENGINVIMDVVYNHTFTKINSPMDILVPKYYYRTDDYGNYTNGSGCGNEIASEKPMVRKFIVDSIKFWAQEYKIDGFRFDLMALEDISTMKEIENQAKSINSNIIIYGEPWTGGSSSLPQNMQMKKGTQKGTQVSVFNDDLRNALKGDSDGASLGFVNGGKGFELEIKKGIVGGIQYNNDICNFTQNPGESINYVSAHDNLCLYDKFEKSNPHNTPFEREKMNRLALSIVLTSQGVPFIQGGTEILMTKQGNYNSYNAGDMINKISWNRKSVFSETYEYIKGLIALRKSQKVLTLDNDNDVRKSLKFLDSPYNSVAYELTSTFAGNYDNLLIIHNANNNEIKFIIPDTDEWIIIANEFEVNVSGVCKGDKTCQSEIIVPAISSIILCK; this is encoded by the coding sequence ATGACAAAAATATTAGATGCTCAGGAATTCATATATAATGGAAATGATTTAGGTGCTGTTTATTCTAAAGAAAATACAATATTTAAAGTATGGGCACCTACCATAGATAAAATATCAGTAATAATTTATGAATCATTCGATGATTACTTAGGAAAAAAACATGAGATGATTAAGGGAGAAAAAGGAGTTTGGGAACTTGAACTTATTGGGAATCACAAAAATAAATATTATAATTATTTAGTATTAAATGATGGGATAGAAAGGGAAACGCCAGATATATATACTAAAGGTGCAAGTGCTAATGGTGAAAAGGGCATGATTATTGATTTTCCTTCTATAAATCCATATAATTGGGAAAATCACAAACGACCTGCAGCAATTAATAGAACTGAATCAATTATATACGAAATTCATATTAGAGATTTTTCATCATCAGAATATTCAGGAATGAAAAATAAAGGTAAGTATTTAGCTTTTACTGAGGAAAATACTAAAACGCCTATAGATGTTATTACAGGACTCGACCATCTCAAAGACTTAGGAATAACCCATGTTCATTTATTACCTGTCTTTGATTTTGCAAGCGTAGATGAAAACACAGAAGAATATAATTGGGGATACGATCCATATTTATATAATGTTCCTGAAGGTTCATATGCTACAGATGCTCATGATGGTACCGTACGAATTAGAGAATTCAAAACTATGGTTCAAGCCTTGCATGAAAATGGTATTAATGTAATTATGGATGTTGTATATAATCACACTTTTACTAAAATAAATTCTCCGATGGATATCTTAGTTCCCAAATATTATTATAGAACAGATGATTATGGCAACTATACAAATGGTTCTGGTTGTGGAAATGAAATTGCATCCGAAAAACCAATGGTTAGAAAATTTATAGTTGATAGTATTAAGTTCTGGGCTCAGGAATACAAAATAGATGGTTTCAGATTTGATTTGATGGCACTTGAAGATATTAGTACTATGAAAGAGATTGAAAATCAAGCTAAAAGTATTAATTCAAACATTATTATTTATGGCGAACCATGGACAGGAGGGTCATCTTCATTACCACAGAATATGCAGATGAAAAAGGGTACTCAAAAGGGCACGCAAGTATCTGTATTTAATGATGATTTAAGAAATGCTTTAAAGGGGGATAGTGATGGGGCCAGTTTAGGGTTTGTTAACGGTGGAAAAGGATTTGAGTTAGAGATCAAGAAAGGTATTGTAGGTGGAATCCAATATAATAATGATATATGCAATTTCACACAAAATCCTGGAGAATCCATAAACTATGTAAGTGCTCATGATAACTTATGCTTGTATGATAAATTTGAGAAAAGCAATCCTCATAATACTCCATTTGAAAGAGAAAAAATGAATAGGTTAGCATTGTCCATAGTGCTTACATCACAAGGAGTTCCTTTTATCCAAGGTGGAACAGAAATATTAATGACTAAACAAGGAAACTATAACAGTTATAATGCTGGAGACATGATTAATAAAATAAGTTGGAATAGAAAATCTGTATTTTCAGAAACTTATGAATATATTAAGGGACTTATTGCTTTAAGGAAAAGTCAAAAGGTTTTGACTTTAGACAATGATAATGATGTAAGAAAATCGTTGAAATTTCTAGACTCGCCTTATAACAGCGTTGCATATGAATTAACTTCAACTTTTGCAGGTAATTATGATAATTTACTTATAATTCATAATGCTAACAATAATGAGATTAAATTTATTATACCAGATACTGATGAATGGATAATTATAGCAAATGAATTCGAAGTAAATGTGAGTGGTGTATGTAAAGGTGATAAAACATGCCAAAGTGAGATAATTGTACCAGCTATTTCTAGCATTATATTATGTAAATAG
- a CDS encoding aminotransferase class V-fold PLP-dependent enzyme, whose protein sequence is MIYLDNAATSFPKPVGVYSEVLKCMENYAANPGRGSYDMVIEASSKIMDTRQELSELFNIPNLLNIVFTCNATESLNIGIKGILKPGDHVISTVIEHNSVLRPLNYLSKKGITFTLLGVDEKGYLNINNLKKKIRKKTKAIIINHTSNVLGTVQDIRSIGQIAKESGIIFMVDASQSAGVIPIDVVLDNIDLLAFPGHKGLYGPQGTGGLYIKEGVNLDSFIQGGTGSDSLSMKQPDFLPDKFESGTLNTPGIAGLYEGLRFIKKIGIENIRKHEIMLVECLIKELKKLSYIKIYGGTEYENRGAVVSLNIDNVDASEVGDFLNKKGISVRTGFHCASLIHNIIGTSQRGTVRISPGYFNCLDDIEKLIKALIDIHEKRPFL, encoded by the coding sequence ATGATATATCTTGATAATGCTGCCACAAGTTTCCCTAAACCAGTGGGGGTCTATTCCGAAGTATTAAAGTGCATGGAAAATTATGCTGCAAATCCAGGGAGAGGTTCTTATGATATGGTAATTGAGGCATCCTCTAAAATTATGGATACAAGGCAAGAGTTAAGTGAACTTTTCAACATTCCTAACCTATTAAATATTGTTTTTACTTGTAATGCTACTGAATCTTTAAATATAGGCATAAAAGGAATACTAAAACCAGGAGATCATGTTATTAGTACAGTAATTGAACATAACTCGGTTTTAAGACCATTAAATTACCTAAGTAAAAAAGGAATAACATTTACTCTTTTAGGTGTTGATGAAAAGGGGTATTTAAACATTAATAATCTAAAAAAGAAGATACGTAAAAAGACTAAAGCAATCATAATAAACCATACTTCCAATGTATTAGGAACTGTGCAAGATATAAGAAGTATAGGCCAAATCGCAAAAGAATCAGGAATAATATTTATGGTCGATGCATCTCAAAGTGCAGGAGTTATACCAATAGATGTAGTACTTGATAATATTGATTTATTAGCTTTTCCTGGTCATAAAGGATTATATGGGCCACAAGGTACTGGAGGCCTTTATATAAAAGAAGGTGTCAATCTGGATTCGTTTATTCAAGGAGGAACTGGAAGTGATTCACTGTCTATGAAGCAACCTGACTTTCTGCCTGATAAATTTGAAAGTGGAACCTTGAATACACCAGGAATAGCAGGATTGTATGAAGGTTTAAGGTTTATTAAAAAAATAGGGATAGAAAATATAAGAAAACATGAAATTATGTTAGTAGAATGTTTAATAAAAGAATTAAAAAAATTATCTTATATTAAAATTTATGGAGGAACTGAATATGAAAACAGAGGAGCGGTAGTTTCTTTAAACATAGACAATGTAGATGCATCTGAAGTAGGAGATTTTCTTAATAAAAAAGGAATATCAGTTAGAACAGGGTTTCACTGTGCATCACTAATACACAATATAATTGGTACAAGTCAAAGAGGCACAGTTAGGATAAGTCCAGGATATTTTAATTGCTTAGACGATATTGAAAAACTTATTAAAGCTTTAATAGATATACATGAAAAAAGGCCCTTTTTATAG
- a CDS encoding lmo0937 family membrane protein, whose translation MGFLRWLGGIIVLFWVLGLIFKIGGGMIHLLLVIAAIVFIVDMISGRKKV comes from the coding sequence ATGGGATTTTTACGTTGGTTAGGCGGAATAATAGTACTCTTTTGGGTTTTAGGACTTATATTTAAAATTGGTGGTGGTATGATCCATCTATTACTTGTAATAGCCGCAATAGTATTTATAGTAGACATGATTTCAGGTAGAAAAAAGGTCTGA
- a CDS encoding TRM11 family SAM-dependent methyltransferase yields the protein MFHLLQNEKKYLYITNYSSDEESLCKMEIKCLFNKSLNDKYLFSSIHIDPSRSPFIKKCISVMYTGETMEIIIEQINNDELTSKKYKVAYINAPHEDVGFHESRRIEFEIGFSILGECEMKKPETIFGITKIANTWIFGKCESNTSEWLQRNKKPFSYSNALKVNVCRAIVNIAVGNNLNCSVVDPCCGIGTVLIEAISMHINIKGYEINPLIGKNAKTNLRYFGYEDVITIGDMNDIQDKYDVAIVDLPYGIFTQITTAQQLAIMNSTRRIAAKMVIVTFDDMEEQIKSVGFHIDDKCSVSKGTFQRHIYICS from the coding sequence ATGTTTCATCTATTACAAAATGAAAAGAAGTATTTATACATTACTAATTATTCCAGTGACGAAGAAAGTTTATGTAAAATGGAAATCAAATGTCTTTTCAATAAATCTCTTAATGATAAATATCTATTTTCTAGTATACACATAGACCCATCTAGAAGTCCTTTTATAAAAAAATGTATTTCAGTAATGTATACGGGAGAAACAATGGAGATAATTATAGAGCAAATTAATAATGACGAATTAACTAGCAAAAAATATAAAGTTGCTTATATTAATGCACCTCATGAAGATGTAGGTTTTCATGAGAGTCGTAGAATTGAATTTGAAATAGGATTTAGTATACTCGGAGAATGTGAAATGAAAAAACCAGAAACTATTTTTGGTATAACAAAAATAGCAAACACATGGATATTTGGTAAATGTGAAAGCAATACTTCTGAATGGTTACAACGGAACAAAAAACCTTTTTCTTACTCTAATGCATTAAAGGTTAACGTTTGTAGAGCCATTGTTAACATAGCCGTAGGTAATAATCTAAACTGTAGTGTTGTAGATCCCTGTTGTGGCATTGGAACAGTACTAATTGAAGCCATTTCAATGCATATTAACATTAAAGGTTATGAAATAAATCCTTTAATTGGTAAAAATGCTAAGACAAATCTCCGGTATTTTGGATATGAAGATGTGATAACTATTGGTGATATGAATGATATTCAAGATAAATATGATGTAGCTATCGTTGATCTCCCCTATGGGATATTTACTCAAATTACGACAGCCCAGCAGTTAGCTATTATGAATAGTACACGTAGGATAGCAGCTAAAATGGTAATCGTTACTTTTGATGATATGGAAGAACAAATTAAATCTGTTGGCTTTCACATAGATGACAAGTGCAGTGTATCAAAAGGAACCTTTCAAAGACACATATACATATGTAGTTAA
- a CDS encoding protein kinase, with protein sequence MNEDKSYYIQLNSKVEKMLRTSEFLGAGHNGIVYLLPNKRVIKIFKDKKVCSGEYNIFVKTRKSKYFPNVYEHGEYYIVRDYAGGQRLDKYIKKHGINEVISLNIIKLIEEFTKLKFNRLDIRCKDLYLMDDFSINVIDPKNNYSKNVNYPRHLMKGLNNLGVIDEFLSVVSEKRPKTYKLWSFKFNQYLEKNIK encoded by the coding sequence ATGAATGAGGACAAAAGTTACTATATTCAATTAAACAGCAAAGTTGAAAAAATGCTTAGAACATCAGAATTTTTAGGGGCTGGCCATAATGGAATAGTTTATTTGCTTCCTAACAAAAGAGTAATTAAAATTTTTAAAGATAAAAAAGTTTGTTCGGGAGAATATAATATTTTTGTTAAAACTAGAAAAAGCAAATATTTTCCTAATGTTTATGAGCATGGAGAATACTATATTGTAAGAGATTATGCAGGTGGACAACGTCTTGATAAATATATAAAAAAACATGGTATTAATGAAGTAATATCGCTTAACATAATTAAACTTATTGAAGAGTTTACTAAACTTAAATTTAACAGACTAGACATTAGGTGTAAAGATCTATACTTGATGGATGATTTTTCTATTAATGTAATTGATCCTAAAAATAATTACTCTAAAAATGTAAATTATCCAAGGCATTTAATGAAAGGTCTGAATAACTTAGGAGTAATAGATGAATTTTTATCAGTAGTTAGTGAAAAACGTCCAAAAACTTATAAGTTATGGAGTTTTAAATTCAACCAATATTTGGAGAAAAATATTAAGTAG